From the genome of Pseudomonas helvetica:
CGACACTTGGGAACCATGCCCCCTCTGGAAGCCGATTTTCAGCACGTGACCAGCCTGAACTTGCTGGGCACTGAGATGACCGACGCACACGTCACCTTTCTTGATCATTTTCCGCGCCTGCGTTCGCTGAATCTCACCCGCAACCGGCTCACGCAATTTCCTCCTTCGGTGGGACGAATGGTAGGGCTGACGGAGTTGTTCCTCGGCGATAACCGGATAGTGCTGGATGCGCAGGGCGCTACGTATTTGAGATGGCTTACCCGGCTTCAAAGTCTGGATCTTCAGGGAAACCCGTTGGGTCGAGTGCCGGATATCGGCGGCATGCGCCTGCTGCATACGGTATTGCTGGGTGAGACGGGTATTGATACCTGGCCGGACGGATTGTTTTCTCAATCCCGATTCCGGCATTTTTACTTGAATCTTCAGCGCAATGAACTGACGGTCATCCCTCGGGCTACGCCCGGCTCTGTCGGGGCGGAGATGTTGGCTCGGACGGTAGTGAGCCGGGAACGGCAGTGGATGTCGGCCGATACTCTGAACACGCTCAGAAACTACATCAGGTCCGTCGGCCTGGACCCCGATCGTCCGTATCCGCCTCGTGGTGTGCGCGACAGCCTTGATTGGGAGGCAGGCCTGACGCGACGAGATTGGGTCGCCAAACAGGAGATATGGAACAGCGTGGAGGACGAATTCGGTTCGGAGCCTTTTTTCAATAAGATCAGGAAGCTCACTGAGTCCAGCCATTTCCAGAACGACAACGCATTCAGAGTGGACATGACGAGCAAGGTCTGGCGAATGCTGGATGCGATGTCCAAGGACAGTGAGTTGCGGCGCAACCTTTTTGTCATGGGCAGGGACGAGGCTACCAACTGTGTGGATGCCGGGGCCCAGTTGTTCAATTCAATGGGTGTGGAGGTGCTGATCCACGAAGCTTATGCGCTGGGGAGTCCAAGCCTGGTGGAGGCTGAACTGGTGCAGCTTGCCAGAGGCAAATCCCGTCTGGATGAGTTGAGCCGGATTGCCCACCAAGTGGTCGCCAAACGACTGGCGGGCGGTGAACGATACATGGTGATCGATGCCAATGGCGATGTTTCGGGGAGCATCGATGAGGTCCAGGTACATCTGGGCTACATGACGGACCTGGCCGAGCGACTGGATCTGCCTTGGCAATCCCGTGATCTGCAGTTCCGCACGCACACGGGCGTCACGTCTGAGATGATCGAAGATGCCTATCGGCGGGTATTGGATCTGGAGGCCGGCGATTTGCTGCGTGATTCCATCGTTGAACAGCCATTTTGGGCGTCTTACGTCCAGGGCTCGAATCGTCGCGCGTTCAAGGTGTTCAGGCGTCGAATCGATGCAACGACGGAGTTTTTCATGGCGCTTGATAAGCGCGCGACCGAACAGGATCTTTCGCTTGAGGCAAAGGCCGGCCTGAAAGAGGAGCTGAGGGTACTCGCCGCAGAGCTGGGCAAACCGGAAAGCGGGATTGCCCCAGGACAGATCATGACTCACGAGGCCTATTCCGCCGAGCTGGACTTGATCTATAACGAAATGAAGACACTGCTCAAAACCCTGACCCAACAGGCGATGGATCGGGCGAAGCTGTAAAGGGTGGAGATACCCTTTACGGTTGAACCGAGCAACTGATTGACCTGACATTACAGCCATCCCGGCACGAAGATTGACGCCCTTCGTGCCGGGTTTTTTATGCCTGACTGGAAATCAAAACAGAAAATACCGCTGGGCCATCGGCAACACATCCGCCGGTTCGCACCACAGCAGTACGCCGTCAGCCTTGACCTGATAGGTCTGCGGATCGACGTCGATCTTCGGCAGGTAATCGTTGTGGATCAGATCAGTTTTCTGTACCTCGCGGCACCCTTTGACCACTGCGATTTTCTTCTTTAAACCCAGCGCCTCAGGCAGACCTGCCTCCTGCGCAGCCTGGCTGATAAACGTCAGGCTGGTGGCATGTAGCGAGCCGCCGTAGCTGGCAAACATCGGGCGGTAATGCACCGGTTGCGGCGTCGGAATCGAAGCGTTGGCGTCACCCATCAGACTGGCCGCAATCGCGCCGCCCTTGAGGATCAGCGTCGGTTTGACCCCGAAAAATGCCGGGCGCCAGAGCACCAGGTCGGCCCATTTACCCACTTCGATCGAGCCCACTTCATGGCTGATGCCGTGAGTGATGGCCGGGTTGATGGTGTACTTGGCGATGTAGCGTTTGACACGGAAGTTATCGTTGCCCTCGCCATCACCTGCCAGTGCGCCACGCTGTTTTTTCATCTTGTCGGCGGTCTGCCAGGTGCGGGTGATGACTTCACCGACGCGGCCCATGGCCTGGCTGTCGGAGCTGATCATCGAGAATGCGCCGAGGTCGTGAAGGATGTCTTCGGCTGCAATCGTCTCGCGGCGGATACGGCTTTCGGCGAAGGCCACGTCCTCGGCAATGCTCGGGTCCAGGTGGTGACAGACCATCAGCATGTCGAGGTGTTCGTCGATGGTGTTGCGGGTGAATGGCCGGGTCGGGTTGGTCGAGCTCGGCAGCACGTTGGCGAAACCGCAGGCCTTGATGATGTCCGGCGCGTGGCCGCCACCGGCCCCTTCGGTGTGGTAGGTGTGGATGGTCCGGCCCTTGAAGGCGGCGAGGGTGGTTTCGACGAAGCCGGATTCGTTGAGGGTGTCGGTGTGGATCGCCACCTGTACGTCGAACTGGTCGGCGACGTTCAGGCAGTTGTCGATGCTCGCCGGCGTGGTGCCCCAGTCCTCGTGCAGCTTGAGGCCGATAGCCCCGGCCTTGACCTGTTCGATCAGCGGCTCCGGCAGGCTGGCGTTGCCCTTGCCCGTGAGGCCGATGTTCATCGGGAAGGCATCCGCCGCTTGTAGCATCCGCGCCAAGTGCCAAGGGCCG
Proteins encoded in this window:
- the ureC gene encoding urease subunit alpha is translated as MKISRQAYADMFGPTVGDKVRLADTELWIEVEKDFTTYGEEVKFGGGKVIRDGQGQSQLLAAEVVDTLITNALIIDHWGIVKADVGLKDGRIAAIGKAGNPDVQPNVTIAVGASTEVIAGEGMILTAGGVDTHIHFICPQQIEEALMSGVTTMIGGGTGPATGTNATTCTSGPWHLARMLQAADAFPMNIGLTGKGNASLPEPLIEQVKAGAIGLKLHEDWGTTPASIDNCLNVADQFDVQVAIHTDTLNESGFVETTLAAFKGRTIHTYHTEGAGGGHAPDIIKACGFANVLPSSTNPTRPFTRNTIDEHLDMLMVCHHLDPSIAEDVAFAESRIRRETIAAEDILHDLGAFSMISSDSQAMGRVGEVITRTWQTADKMKKQRGALAGDGEGNDNFRVKRYIAKYTINPAITHGISHEVGSIEVGKWADLVLWRPAFFGVKPTLILKGGAIAASLMGDANASIPTPQPVHYRPMFASYGGSLHATSLTFISQAAQEAGLPEALGLKKKIAVVKGCREVQKTDLIHNDYLPKIDVDPQTYQVKADGVLLWCEPADVLPMAQRYFLF